The following are encoded in a window of Hemitrygon akajei chromosome 24, sHemAka1.3, whole genome shotgun sequence genomic DNA:
- the LOC140715721 gene encoding C3a anaphylatoxin chemotactic receptor-like, with protein sequence MEWGAASVTSMVIFTLTFLLGVPGNGTVIWVIVFKMKSNVHTECFLTLALTDLIYCLTLPFRMANISLTHSGYNAYFSCKFIGILMFLDASASTYLLFLISICRCLDITRPPWFQQYLSLTWSLDPSLRRVPACPPASGFEGGIDGWRLQGNRFAKYQKPVRLIITVVVAFMICWIPNAACDLLSAFTTPISQDWSSFTVALASCNSAINPLLYVFAGREFHQVFRRSILASLRLAFAEQSPEMETQSRTPNFTIYMNV encoded by the exons ATGGAGTGGGGAGCAGCTTCCGTCACGTCAATGGTCATCTTCACCCTCACCTTCCTACTGGGGGTCCCAGGTAACGGCACAGTCATCTGGGTGATTGTCTTCAAGATGAAGAGTAATGTCCACACGGAGTGTTTCCTGACTCTGGCTCTGACTGACCTGATCTATTGCCTGACCCTTCCCTTCCGCATGGCCAACATCTCCCTGACCCACTCCGGGTACAACGCCTACTTTTCCTGCAAGTTTATTGGAATCTTGATGTTCCTCGACGCATCCGCCAGTACGTATCTGTTATTTCTGATCAGCATCTGCCGCTGCCTGGATATTACTCGGCCCCCTTGGTTCCAGCAATATCTGAGCCTCACGTGGAGCCTGGATCCTAGCCTTCGTCGTGTGCCTGCCTGTCCTCCTGCTTCGGGATTTGAAGGAGGAATCGATG GTTGGCGGCTGCAAGGGAACAGGTTCGCAAAGTATCAGAAGCCTGTCCGCCTCATCATCACCGTGGTCGTGGCTTTTATGATCTGTTGGATCCCCAACGCTGCGTGCGACCTCCTATCGGCCTTCACCACACCGATTTCCCAGGACTGGTCATCATTCACTGTCGCCTTGGCCTCCTGCAACAGCGCTATCAACCCCCTTCTCTATGTCTTCGCTGGCCGTGAATTCCACCAGGTCTTCAGGCGCTCCATCCTCGCCTCGCTCCGTCTGGCCTTTGCCGAGCAGAGCCCAGAAATGGAGACCCAGTCTCGAACCCCCAACTTCACCATATATATGAATGTCTGA